A single region of the Streptomyces sp. NBC_01262 genome encodes:
- a CDS encoding AMIN-like domain-containing (lipo)protein — protein sequence MHTRRWGMASAMVLLGGTVLGAAVPAAAVSTAAGATAAVTACPTGWGSLPKSVSATAYGDPLTDIRSGTHECYDRLVFDVPGGGTSVGYQVSYVSKLIQDASGETIPVSGGAILEIRLSAPSYDPNTGAPTYPGVSGQPLPGITLTGYPTFRDTRFGSSFEGVTQVGLGVRARLPFRVLQLSDRVVVDVAHTW from the coding sequence ATGCATACACGACGATGGGGCATGGCGTCGGCCATGGTGCTGTTGGGCGGTACGGTCCTGGGCGCGGCCGTGCCCGCCGCTGCCGTGAGCACGGCCGCCGGGGCCACGGCGGCCGTCACCGCCTGTCCGACCGGCTGGGGCAGTCTGCCCAAGTCCGTGTCGGCGACGGCGTACGGCGACCCGCTGACCGATATCCGTTCCGGCACCCACGAGTGCTACGACCGCCTGGTGTTCGACGTTCCCGGTGGGGGCACGTCGGTGGGGTACCAGGTGAGTTACGTCAGCAAGCTGATCCAGGACGCGTCGGGCGAGACGATCCCCGTCTCCGGCGGGGCGATCCTGGAGATCAGGCTGTCCGCTCCGTCCTACGACCCGAACACCGGTGCGCCGACGTACCCGGGCGTGTCCGGTCAGCCGTTGCCGGGCATCACCCTGACCGGTTACCCGACCTTCCGGGACACCCGGTTCGGATCGAGCTTCGAGGGCGTGACGCAGGTGGGCCTCGGCGTAAGGGCCAGGCTGCCGTTCCGGGTGCTGCAGCTGTCCGACCGGGTGGTGGTCGACGTGGCACATACCTGGTGA
- a CDS encoding methylenetetrahydrofolate reductase: MESVSTASPLVTLLEDFSLEMTGKDLAKLEEARDLIPPGTRINVTFLGNEDLRMRLAAARAVLRYGFVPVPHISARRLGSQAALEEFLAALQADGITENVFVVGGDPAQSHGPYDDSLSVIRTGLLQEYGVRHIGVSGYPEGHPAIAEPLLWSALEGKSAALTEQRLPGTIITQFGFDVDPVVSWIEAVRARGVDLPIRIGVPGPAGVRRLMTFAARFGVGTSTAIAKKYGLSLTNLMGTAGPDRFIRTLARAYDPRRHGEVKLHFYTFGGLRATSEWIAEFRKEN; this comes from the coding sequence ATGGAATCCGTCTCCACCGCCTCGCCCCTCGTCACCCTGCTTGAGGACTTCTCCCTGGAGATGACGGGCAAGGACCTGGCGAAACTCGAAGAAGCCCGCGACCTCATCCCGCCCGGCACGCGAATCAACGTCACCTTCCTGGGCAACGAGGATCTGCGGATGAGGCTCGCCGCCGCGCGGGCCGTGCTGCGGTACGGATTCGTCCCGGTGCCGCACATATCGGCCCGCCGGCTGGGCTCGCAAGCGGCGCTGGAGGAGTTCCTCGCCGCACTCCAGGCGGACGGAATCACCGAGAACGTTTTCGTGGTCGGCGGTGACCCGGCCCAGTCCCACGGGCCGTACGACGACTCCCTGTCCGTGATCCGCACAGGACTGCTCCAGGAGTACGGCGTCCGGCACATCGGGGTGAGCGGCTACCCCGAGGGGCACCCCGCGATCGCCGAGCCCCTGCTGTGGTCCGCGCTGGAGGGCAAGTCCGCGGCTCTCACGGAACAGCGGCTGCCCGGCACGATCATCACGCAGTTCGGCTTCGACGTGGACCCGGTCGTGTCCTGGATCGAGGCGGTGCGGGCGCGCGGTGTGGACCTGCCGATCCGTATCGGAGTTCCCGGGCCGGCCGGGGTCAGGCGGCTGATGACCTTCGCCGCGCGCTTCGGTGTGGGGACGAGTACGGCGATCGCGAAGAAGTACGGGCTCTCCCTCACCAACCTCATGGGGACGGCCGGGCCCGACCGGTTCATCCGGACGCTGGCCCGGGCGTACGACCCCCGGCGTCACGGCGAGGTCAAGCTGCACTTCTACACCTTCGGCGGGCTCAGGGCCACGTCGGAGTGGATCGCCGAGTTCAGGAAGGAGAACTGA
- a CDS encoding aminomethyl transferase family protein — MPSLEEEINKAGGALELLRQGRSGAYPFPIKSEFSNWRDEQEAWRNSAALMDLSHHMTDLVVQGPDTYKLLEHLGANSFQGFGPGSAKQLITVRPDGYMIGDCILFCVDDRHVRVVGRPPALNWVEFNAATGGWDVTVRRDERTVNNPKGRELFRLQLQGPHAEAIFEKVNGGPMPDIPFFHMGHFKVGPHQVTALNHRMSGFPGYEFTGPYADFESVRDIIVEAGAEYGLRQIGARAYASVATESGWIANTLPGTYTGEDMKAFREWQSARSFEGNLALGGSYVSDRIEDYYTTPWDLGYGHILKFDHDFVGREGLEAIKDQPHRRKAWVLWDRDDVAKIFASMYEKGDRRFKYIEMPAAFYTACQFDRVEKDGELVGAAMLTSYSANVRGWISLGTIDPAAAAGDQVEIVWGEPNGGSPNPVVERHAQTRVRGTVVARPFATKKH; from the coding sequence ATGCCCAGTCTCGAAGAGGAGATCAACAAGGCGGGTGGAGCACTTGAGCTGCTCCGGCAGGGGCGCTCGGGGGCGTACCCGTTCCCGATCAAGTCAGAGTTCAGCAACTGGCGCGACGAGCAGGAGGCGTGGCGCAACAGCGCGGCGCTGATGGACCTGTCGCACCACATGACGGACCTCGTCGTGCAGGGGCCCGACACGTACAAGCTGCTCGAACACCTCGGGGCGAACAGCTTCCAGGGCTTCGGCCCCGGCAGCGCCAAGCAGCTCATCACGGTCCGCCCCGACGGCTACATGATCGGCGACTGCATCCTGTTCTGCGTCGACGACCGCCACGTCCGCGTCGTAGGCCGTCCGCCGGCCCTCAACTGGGTCGAGTTCAACGCGGCCACCGGCGGCTGGGATGTCACCGTCCGCCGTGACGAGCGCACCGTGAACAACCCCAAGGGCAGGGAGCTGTTCCGGCTCCAGCTGCAGGGCCCGCACGCCGAGGCGATCTTCGAGAAGGTCAACGGCGGACCGATGCCCGACATCCCGTTCTTCCACATGGGTCACTTCAAGGTCGGCCCGCACCAGGTCACCGCGCTCAACCACCGGATGTCCGGCTTCCCGGGCTACGAATTCACCGGACCGTACGCGGACTTCGAGTCGGTGCGCGACATCATCGTGGAGGCCGGCGCCGAGTACGGCCTGCGCCAGATCGGTGCCCGCGCCTACGCCTCGGTCGCCACCGAGTCCGGCTGGATCGCCAACACCCTTCCCGGGACCTACACCGGCGAGGACATGAAGGCGTTCCGCGAGTGGCAGTCGGCGCGCTCGTTCGAGGGCAACCTCGCGCTCGGCGGAAGCTATGTCTCCGACCGGATCGAGGACTACTACACCACCCCGTGGGACCTCGGCTACGGCCACATCCTCAAGTTCGACCACGACTTCGTCGGGCGCGAGGGACTTGAGGCGATCAAGGACCAGCCGCACCGCCGCAAGGCCTGGGTGCTCTGGGACCGCGATGACGTGGCGAAGATCTTCGCGAGCATGTACGAGAAGGGCGACCGGCGCTTCAAGTACATCGAGATGCCGGCGGCGTTCTACACCGCCTGCCAGTTCGACCGGGTGGAGAAGGACGGCGAGCTCGTCGGAGCGGCGATGCTCACCTCGTACTCCGCGAACGTACGCGGCTGGATCTCGCTCGGCACGATCGACCCGGCCGCGGCAGCCGGCGACCAGGTGGAGATCGTCTGGGGCGAGCCGAACGGCGGCTCGCCGAACCCGGTCGTCGAGCGTCACGCCCAGACCCGCGTGCGCGGAACGGTCGTGGCACGTCCTTTCGCGACGAAGAAGCACTGA
- a CDS encoding MarR family winged helix-turn-helix transcriptional regulator, translating to MSSAMDGIGPEWQDRLPHVLWRAQQAVHRHIQTALDGLGVTVTQLGLAVHLDELGLVSASDLSRRFHITPQSVTTALAQLERIGWVRRLPHPAHKRVILHELTETGLAGVADGRARMAAIDGAFTEILGDEGRDEVVGRLRTLIVALEGEDPAYAGMWPVARSTS from the coding sequence ATGTCTTCGGCAATGGACGGGATCGGTCCCGAGTGGCAGGACCGGCTGCCCCATGTGCTCTGGCGAGCCCAACAGGCAGTACACCGGCACATCCAGACCGCACTCGACGGACTCGGCGTCACGGTGACCCAGCTCGGCCTCGCCGTCCATCTCGACGAACTCGGCCTGGTATCCGCGTCCGACCTGTCGCGGCGCTTCCACATCACGCCGCAGAGCGTGACGACAGCGCTCGCCCAACTCGAACGCATCGGGTGGGTCCGACGGCTGCCGCACCCCGCGCACAAGCGCGTCATCCTCCACGAGCTCACCGAAACGGGCCTCGCGGGCGTCGCGGACGGCCGGGCGCGCATGGCCGCGATCGACGGCGCCTTCACCGAGATCCTGGGCGACGAGGGCAGGGACGAGGTCGTCGGACGGCTCCGGACCCTGATCGTCGCACTGGAGGGGGAGGACCCCGCGTACGCGGGGATGTGGCCGGTGGCCCGCAGCACGTCGTGA
- a CDS encoding chorismate-binding protein produces MDRFAPLARFGGRLATGLLDVTRDPSALDSEGFWAVVADFEGAVTCARFADVRTVPELPSEPSTWRGPRPTDWSTSLDREAYKAAVRRIREHIAAGEVYQANLCRVLSAPLTAEADIEELFHLLARHNPAPYAGLIRLPRHGLEVATASPELFLRRDGSAVASGPIKGTGRTEADLLEKDYAENVMIVDLVRNDLGRVCVPGTVTVPDLCTVEKHPGLVHLVSTVRGELRNDAGWPGLLSAAFPPGSVTGAPKGRALQIIETLETFPRGPYCGGIGWVDADRRSGELAVGIRTFWIDRGANVLRFGTGAGITWDSDPEREWQETELKAERLLAIASAGRYVIHST; encoded by the coding sequence ATGGACCGGTTCGCCCCTCTGGCCCGCTTCGGCGGGCGCCTCGCCACCGGGCTCCTCGACGTCACCCGTGACCCCTCCGCGCTCGACTCCGAGGGATTCTGGGCCGTCGTCGCCGACTTCGAGGGAGCGGTGACCTGCGCCCGCTTCGCTGACGTACGGACAGTCCCCGAGCTCCCGTCCGAACCGTCGACGTGGCGCGGCCCGCGCCCCACGGACTGGTCCACCTCCCTCGATCGGGAGGCGTACAAGGCCGCCGTACGGCGCATACGCGAGCACATCGCAGCCGGTGAGGTCTACCAGGCGAACCTGTGCCGGGTCCTGTCGGCCCCGCTCACGGCCGAGGCCGACATCGAGGAGCTGTTCCACCTTCTGGCACGGCACAACCCGGCGCCGTACGCCGGACTGATCCGGCTTCCCCGGCATGGACTGGAGGTGGCCACGGCCTCCCCCGAGCTGTTTCTCCGCCGCGACGGCTCGGCCGTCGCATCCGGGCCGATCAAGGGCACCGGGCGCACCGAGGCGGACCTGCTCGAAAAGGACTACGCGGAGAACGTCATGATCGTGGACCTCGTCCGCAACGACCTCGGCCGCGTCTGCGTCCCCGGCACCGTGACCGTCCCCGACCTGTGCACCGTCGAGAAACACCCGGGGCTCGTCCACCTGGTCTCCACCGTGCGCGGAGAACTGAGAAACGACGCCGGCTGGCCCGGCCTGCTTTCCGCGGCTTTCCCACCCGGATCGGTCACGGGAGCCCCCAAGGGCAGAGCCCTCCAGATCATCGAGACGCTGGAGACCTTCCCCCGCGGCCCCTACTGCGGCGGCATCGGCTGGGTCGACGCCGACCGCCGGTCCGGTGAACTGGCCGTCGGCATCCGTACTTTCTGGATCGATCGCGGTGCGAACGTCCTGCGATTCGGCACCGGGGCAGGGATCACCTGGGACTCGGACCCCGAACGGGAATGGCAGGAAACGGAACTCAAGGCGGAACGACTCCTGGCCATAGCCTCCGCCGGACGGTACGTCATCCATTCGACGTAA
- a CDS encoding sugar ABC transporter substrate-binding protein, whose protein sequence is MTLIRRRWLATCAALAASAVLAGCGGSSGSSGSGSSGSSDSSAAGLAMAKTKVASLQAVAKSYPLPTASVSGAAKYKGRKVYYIPLIQQVPAFVATAQSTKEALAKAGLTQQVCDGKAQPSAMASCVQQAIAADAAGIILDAIPYGMIQNALDAAKAKGIPIVIADQNAPTGAANSNQLSYVAGASGQPSAVAWWIIADSKGKANLIITENGDNPTSKKMVTDSLPIYKKYCPGCKVTVKVITASTPALLASGASSNILANPSADYYYTEFEDSLQATAQGIQQSGRSSSISLSVAAGSVNGLGMLKGDSVVKAVVAADQVYFGYALTDELLRMMTKSGPVDEVQPMRLFTKDNIGSIEVTAAAQASGEWFGDSSFKEGFAKLWGTP, encoded by the coding sequence ATGACGCTTATCAGAAGACGGTGGCTGGCCACCTGCGCGGCGCTCGCCGCGTCGGCGGTGCTGGCAGGATGCGGCGGCTCCAGCGGCAGCTCCGGCTCCGGCTCGTCGGGCAGTAGTGACAGCTCCGCAGCGGGTCTCGCCATGGCCAAGACGAAAGTCGCGAGCCTGCAGGCCGTCGCGAAGAGCTACCCGCTCCCCACTGCGAGCGTCTCGGGTGCGGCGAAGTACAAGGGCCGCAAGGTGTACTACATCCCGCTGATCCAGCAGGTCCCCGCCTTCGTCGCCACGGCCCAGTCGACGAAGGAGGCGCTCGCCAAGGCCGGCCTCACCCAGCAGGTGTGCGACGGTAAGGCCCAGCCGAGCGCGATGGCCTCGTGCGTCCAGCAGGCGATCGCGGCGGACGCGGCCGGGATCATCCTGGACGCGATCCCCTACGGCATGATCCAGAATGCCCTGGACGCCGCCAAGGCCAAGGGCATCCCGATCGTCATCGCGGACCAGAACGCCCCGACCGGCGCAGCCAACAGCAATCAGCTGTCCTACGTGGCGGGGGCGAGTGGTCAGCCGAGCGCGGTCGCCTGGTGGATCATCGCCGACTCCAAGGGCAAGGCCAATCTGATCATCACGGAGAACGGCGACAACCCCACGTCGAAGAAGATGGTCACCGACTCGCTGCCGATCTACAAGAAGTACTGCCCCGGCTGCAAGGTCACGGTCAAGGTGATCACCGCCTCGACGCCCGCACTGCTGGCCTCCGGCGCGAGCTCCAACATCCTGGCCAACCCGAGCGCCGACTACTACTACACCGAGTTCGAGGACAGCCTCCAGGCCACCGCCCAGGGCATCCAGCAGTCGGGCCGTTCCTCCAGCATCTCGCTGTCCGTCGCGGCCGGTTCGGTGAACGGCCTGGGCATGCTGAAGGGCGATTCGGTCGTCAAGGCGGTCGTGGCCGCGGACCAGGTCTACTTCGGGTACGCCCTGACCGACGAACTGCTGCGCATGATGACCAAGTCCGGGCCCGTCGACGAGGTCCAGCCCATGCGGTTGTTCACCAAGGACAACATCGGCAGCATCGAGGTGACGGCCGCGGCGCAGGCCTCGGGCGAGTGGTTCGGCGACTCCTCCTTCAAGGAGGGCTTCGCCAAGCTCTGGGGCACCCCGTGA
- a CDS encoding sugar ABC transporter ATP-binding protein has protein sequence MNAASRTGPPDRARHHRLDVAGLSKTFGSTRALREVRLQVAPGELHGLVGQNGCGKSTLVKILTGVYTPDSGASVAVDGLPLALPIRPLQQREAGVSVVHQNIGLVDGLTVWENVRLGHYRAGRFSRRIDRHAERQATEQVLARLGRPLDAGRQVGLLSAEDRAVIGIARAVQDHRPGSGLIIFDESTRALGRSARARFFEVVRSLVDEGTSVLLISHQLEEVVQVTDRVTVLRDGTVVEAGLPTGEVDEAALTRIMLGRHLVTHGRVESTVKDQVVASVRGLAVGAVTGLDLDVRRGEILGVTGLLGSGFIETAEALGGALRAGAGTLSVNGRDLALDRVRGSTGEFVAAGVAFVPERRLEAGVAGELSVADNLTLPRVRSRGSRLRIGAGWQTQETAAMIEKLDIRPADPHAPVHTLSGGNQQKVLLAKWLAGAPNLLVLHEPTQAVDVGARHDIIDAIRAAARDGCAIVIASIDPADLAVLCDRVLVFRDGQVAEELHGELEQDAIVHAVFGDDTRPQGKGWVD, from the coding sequence GTGAACGCCGCTTCGCGGACCGGCCCGCCGGACCGGGCGCGCCACCATCGCCTGGACGTGGCGGGGCTGTCCAAGACATTCGGCTCGACCCGGGCGCTTCGCGAGGTCCGTCTGCAGGTCGCCCCCGGGGAACTGCACGGCCTGGTCGGGCAGAACGGGTGCGGGAAATCCACCCTGGTCAAGATCCTCACGGGTGTGTACACGCCCGATTCGGGGGCGTCCGTCGCGGTGGACGGGCTGCCTCTGGCCCTGCCGATCCGTCCGCTTCAGCAGCGTGAGGCGGGAGTCTCGGTCGTCCACCAGAACATCGGCCTGGTGGACGGCCTGACCGTGTGGGAGAACGTGCGGTTGGGGCACTACCGGGCCGGCAGGTTCTCGCGGCGGATCGACCGCCACGCGGAACGGCAGGCGACCGAGCAGGTGCTGGCCCGGCTGGGCCGTCCTCTCGACGCCGGCCGGCAGGTCGGTCTCCTCTCGGCGGAGGACCGCGCCGTGATCGGCATCGCCCGGGCGGTGCAGGACCACCGCCCGGGGTCCGGGCTGATCATCTTCGACGAGTCGACACGGGCCCTCGGCAGGTCGGCGCGGGCCCGCTTCTTCGAGGTGGTCCGGTCGCTCGTCGACGAGGGCACCTCGGTCCTGCTCATCTCGCACCAGCTGGAGGAAGTCGTGCAGGTGACCGACCGGGTCACTGTTCTGCGCGACGGCACCGTGGTCGAGGCCGGCCTGCCCACGGGAGAGGTCGACGAGGCGGCGCTCACGCGCATCATGCTCGGACGCCACCTCGTCACCCATGGCCGGGTCGAGAGCACGGTGAAGGACCAGGTCGTCGCCTCGGTCCGGGGCCTTGCGGTCGGCGCGGTGACCGGCCTCGACCTCGATGTCCGGCGCGGCGAGATCCTCGGGGTGACCGGCCTGCTCGGCTCGGGCTTCATCGAGACGGCCGAGGCGCTGGGAGGTGCGCTCAGGGCCGGCGCCGGCACGCTGTCGGTCAACGGCCGTGATCTCGCGCTGGACCGGGTACGCGGCTCCACCGGGGAGTTCGTGGCCGCCGGGGTGGCGTTCGTACCCGAGCGCCGCCTGGAGGCGGGGGTGGCGGGCGAACTCTCGGTGGCCGACAACCTGACCCTGCCTCGCGTACGCAGCCGTGGCAGCCGGCTGCGGATCGGCGCCGGCTGGCAGACGCAGGAGACCGCCGCGATGATCGAGAAGCTCGACATCCGGCCGGCCGACCCGCATGCGCCGGTCCACACCCTCAGCGGCGGCAACCAGCAGAAGGTGCTGCTGGCCAAGTGGCTGGCCGGCGCACCGAACCTGCTCGTACTGCACGAACCGACGCAGGCCGTCGATGTCGGGGCCCGCCACGACATCATCGACGCGATCCGGGCCGCCGCGCGCGACGGCTGCGCAATCGTCATCGCCTCGATCGACCCCGCCGACCTCGCGGTGCTGTGCGACCGGGTGCTGGTGTTCCGCGACGGCCAGGTCGCCGAGGAGCTGCACGGCGAACTGGAACAGGACGCCATCGTGCACGCGGTCTTCGGCGACGACACAAGACCTCAAGGAAAGGGGTGGGTCGACTGA
- a CDS encoding ABC transporter permease: protein MDVTRQEDLDNPPTTPATPQEAQVAQEAHSGKPASVPARAGRFASRYAVIGVWVAMIGVYAVAEPGLFLTKGTFQTIFGSQQALVFLTMALLCTVSVGEFVDLSVPAVFGFSATILPVLVVEHGWGVWPAAAVAVLGALVVGVINGLLVVVVGVNTIVVTLGMSTFLGGISLWMSHLNTVSGLPTGFSRIALYSVAGLPISFYYGVVLVGGFTYLLAFTPLGRHIRFVGANREVSRLSGIRVNRIRFGSFVASGALSGVGAVITVAALGGYNPTTSDALLLPTFASVFLGTAVIEPGRFNPIGTLVGIYFLETGILGLQLLGLEAWVSSVFYGGVLVAAVTVSTLLRRRSP from the coding sequence ATGGACGTCACCCGCCAGGAAGATCTCGACAACCCGCCGACCACACCGGCCACGCCTCAGGAGGCGCAGGTAGCGCAGGAGGCGCACTCCGGGAAACCGGCCTCGGTCCCGGCCCGCGCCGGGCGGTTCGCGTCGCGTTACGCGGTGATCGGTGTCTGGGTCGCCATGATCGGCGTGTACGCCGTCGCGGAGCCAGGGCTGTTCCTGACCAAGGGAACCTTCCAGACGATCTTCGGCTCCCAGCAGGCGCTGGTGTTCCTCACCATGGCCCTGCTCTGCACCGTCAGCGTCGGGGAGTTCGTGGACCTGTCCGTCCCCGCGGTCTTCGGCTTCTCCGCCACGATCCTGCCCGTACTGGTGGTGGAGCATGGGTGGGGGGTATGGCCGGCGGCGGCCGTCGCCGTCCTGGGCGCACTGGTGGTCGGTGTGATCAACGGTCTGCTCGTCGTCGTGGTCGGGGTGAACACCATCGTGGTGACGCTGGGAATGAGCACCTTCCTCGGCGGCATCAGCCTGTGGATGTCACACCTCAACACGGTGAGCGGCCTGCCGACCGGATTCAGCAGGATCGCGTTGTACTCCGTGGCGGGCCTACCGATCTCCTTCTACTACGGCGTGGTGCTGGTGGGCGGCTTCACCTACCTGCTCGCGTTCACGCCGCTGGGCCGCCACATCCGCTTCGTCGGGGCCAACCGAGAGGTCAGCCGGCTCTCCGGCATCCGCGTCAACCGGATCCGCTTCGGCTCCTTCGTCGCCTCCGGCGCCCTGTCCGGCGTCGGCGCGGTCATCACCGTCGCGGCCCTGGGCGGCTACAACCCCACCACGTCCGACGCCTTGCTCCTGCCGACCTTCGCCTCGGTCTTCCTCGGCACCGCGGTCATCGAGCCCGGCCGCTTCAACCCCATCGGCACCCTCGTCGGCATCTACTTCCTGGAGACCGGGATCCTCGGGCTCCAGTTGCTCGGCCTGGAAGCGTGGGTCTCCTCGGTCTTCTACGGCGGCGTCCTGGTAGCAGCCGTCACCGTCTCGACGTTGCTGCGCCGCCGAAGCCCCTGA
- a CDS encoding LysR family transcriptional regulator: protein MDRLLLMRSFVTVANLGSFSGAAKALSSSGSLVSRHVAELERQVGVRLVNRTARSVSLTEPGLRYAEFATRILGEIEAEDAGIAHLHDRAEGALNIISPKWIGSLDLGDAIAAFSAAHPKILVRFELGGMSDRTYDFIDGGFDVAFHTRDLRDSSVRLRKIASLPFVLCASKRYIDRSCPLTRPNDLAAHDCLMHVNDSVWRIGHGHASTLHKIRNVAFSSNSYIALQKAAVHGRGIALLPQRSAYDDLVSGALQVLLPELAVPDRPLYAIYGPGQNTSRKITVFLDFLTQWFVENPIPTLVRTAKGLPHHVRIDV from the coding sequence ATGGACCGCCTGCTTCTCATGCGCAGCTTCGTCACCGTCGCCAACCTCGGCAGTTTCAGCGGGGCGGCCAAGGCGCTGAGCTCATCGGGATCGCTGGTCTCACGCCACGTCGCGGAACTGGAACGGCAGGTCGGTGTCCGCCTGGTCAACCGCACGGCCCGTTCGGTGAGTCTCACCGAGCCGGGTCTGCGCTACGCCGAGTTCGCCACCCGCATACTCGGGGAGATCGAGGCGGAGGACGCCGGCATCGCGCACCTGCACGACCGGGCCGAGGGCGCGCTCAACATCATCTCCCCCAAGTGGATCGGCAGCCTCGATCTCGGCGATGCCATCGCCGCCTTCTCCGCCGCCCATCCGAAAATCCTTGTGCGGTTCGAACTCGGCGGGATGTCCGACCGGACCTACGATTTCATCGACGGCGGATTCGATGTCGCGTTCCACACCCGGGACCTGCGGGATTCCAGCGTCCGCCTGAGGAAGATCGCCTCCCTCCCCTTCGTTCTGTGTGCGTCGAAGAGGTACATCGACCGGAGCTGCCCCCTCACCCGTCCGAACGATCTGGCGGCACACGACTGCCTGATGCACGTCAACGACTCGGTCTGGCGCATCGGGCACGGGCATGCCAGCACCCTGCACAAGATCCGCAACGTCGCCTTCTCGTCCAACTCCTACATCGCGCTGCAGAAAGCCGCTGTCCACGGCCGTGGCATCGCCCTGCTGCCGCAGCGGTCCGCCTACGACGACCTCGTCTCCGGCGCGCTGCAGGTCCTGCTTCCCGAGCTGGCGGTGCCCGACCGCCCGCTCTACGCGATCTACGGGCCCGGGCAGAACACCTCGCGGAAGATCACCGTTTTCCTGGACTTCCTGACCCAGTGGTTCGTGGAGAATCCCATTCCCACCCTCGTGCGGACAGCAAAGGGGCTGCCTCATCATGTGCGAATCGATGTCTGA
- a CDS encoding MBL fold metallo-hydrolase, which translates to MAAIAVPLLGAAPAAAAATARSSGPGPSLTLLGTNGGPPPLADRYGISSALVVNGRTYVVDCGRGAVTQYMRAGLSLPSLAGIFLTHLHADHIVDYYAFPLLSAGAPGAQGFQNPVDVYGPGPAGIASTVSGTPGPTPGTVEMTRLAGQAYAASPTFFMTERAGIDPATLLKVHDVVPPSGAGASAANTAPAMAPFTVMENEDVKVTAVLVPHGAVFPAYAYRFDTDHGSVVFSGDTALTPNIVTLARDADVLVHEAIYPDGLASLGLPQALLDHIRTVHTDVADLGRIAAEAGAGTVVASHLGPGQRDVVSDAKWRRLLHDSARRADFGGSMVLGTDLMRHAVRPGRSQRR; encoded by the coding sequence ATGGCCGCGATCGCCGTACCCCTGCTCGGCGCCGCTCCGGCAGCCGCGGCCGCGACGGCGCGGTCCTCCGGCCCGGGTCCGTCCCTGACTCTGCTGGGTACCAACGGCGGACCGCCGCCGCTGGCGGACCGGTACGGCATCTCGTCGGCGCTGGTGGTGAACGGCAGGACCTACGTCGTCGACTGCGGGCGGGGAGCCGTGACCCAGTACATGCGCGCCGGCCTGTCCCTGCCGTCACTGGCCGGGATCTTCCTGACCCACCTGCACGCCGACCACATCGTCGACTACTACGCGTTCCCGCTGCTGTCGGCGGGCGCCCCGGGAGCCCAGGGGTTCCAGAACCCGGTCGACGTCTACGGCCCCGGTCCCGCAGGTATCGCCTCCACCGTCAGCGGCACCCCCGGACCAACCCCGGGCACCGTCGAGATGACCAGGCTCGCCGGTCAGGCGTACGCCGCCTCCCCCACCTTCTTCATGACCGAGCGGGCGGGCATCGACCCGGCCACGCTGCTGAAGGTCCACGACGTAGTGCCGCCGTCCGGCGCCGGCGCCTCGGCGGCGAACACCGCACCGGCGATGGCGCCCTTCACGGTCATGGAGAACGAGGACGTGAAGGTCACCGCCGTCCTGGTCCCGCACGGCGCGGTTTTTCCCGCGTACGCCTACCGTTTCGACACCGACCACGGCAGTGTCGTCTTCTCCGGGGACACGGCGCTGACCCCGAACATCGTGACGCTCGCACGTGACGCGGATGTCCTGGTGCACGAGGCGATATACCCCGACGGACTGGCGAGCCTGGGGCTTCCACAGGCGCTGCTCGACCACATCAGGACCGTGCACACCGATGTGGCAGACCTCGGCAGGATCGCGGCCGAAGCGGGCGCGGGGACGGTGGTCGCCAGCCACCTCGGACCGGGGCAGCGAGACGTGGTCTCCGACGCGAAGTGGCGACGACTGCTCCACGACAGTGCGCGCCGGGCGGACTTCGGCGGCTCGATGGTCCTGGGCACCGACTTGATGCGACATGCCGTACGGCCCGGCCGGTCCCAGCGGCGCTGA